The Sulfurospirillum halorespirans DSM 13726 genome has a window encoding:
- the pheT gene encoding phenylalanine--tRNA ligase subunit beta has translation MIVTKQWLNEWIDLSAIDTDKISVALNAIGLEVDGLTKIKIPENVVVGHVVSCEKHPNADKLNVCQVDVGESIQQIVCGATNVAAGQMVAVALIGAVLPGDLKIKKAKLRDVESCGMICSSTELGLPKINDGIMLLDESIGKLELGKPLCEYPLINDDVIEIGLTPNRGDCQSVYGVARDLSVYFDLEVKTLGHKEEEENQPGVGRVLHLHGSEALSGSYMYKVFDNTEIEVPLIIQLRLGFAEVENSCLLGKLIDYSTYVTGVLLRAYNQSCFGAKEEKAKIAIAKDENGLDAIFGLEGQKVAITGVAQMSECRATALDERIIVEANYTHPEIIASRSANKKLNADKHLYRSSRGSEPQLAFGLNYFFKMLTKRSKIMTYADSQQITQDFEAKIINIHQSDLTEMIGEEIPKNKIIKILKQLGFGVNFAFEQDVINVKVPQFRSDVVNTQDICEEIVRIVGIDNITSKPFVFAEKLKINQPYINFKKRQMYRHRAVSAGFFETLHFVFDDREKAGKFHLPLLNEGLDVANPITSELNTLRSSLLPNILNAVSNNLKFGKKRVALFEVGSVFDSERNESKKMAFVFSGENGIAEIANHGKPSEIDFFAFASKIQSILGNFTLLPLNDVNGLCSPYEAARVLIDGVEAGYMARVNVQVEKELDLVRTYICELDFDALVYQRKIAKEYSKLPSSSRDLSLLVDAKMQYSELEQFIASIAPKALVKFAVIDRYVHESLGDKVSLTLKLQFQSMEKTFEEEEIASMVEEILSKIHEKFGISIR, from the coding sequence ATGATAGTAACAAAACAGTGGTTAAATGAATGGATCGATCTTAGTGCGATTGATACGGATAAAATTTCTGTAGCGCTGAACGCCATTGGTCTTGAAGTCGATGGGCTCACCAAAATCAAAATTCCTGAAAATGTCGTTGTAGGCCATGTTGTTTCGTGTGAAAAACACCCCAATGCCGATAAACTCAATGTCTGCCAAGTCGATGTGGGTGAAAGCATCCAACAGATCGTTTGTGGGGCTACAAATGTGGCCGCAGGGCAAATGGTCGCTGTGGCGCTTATTGGCGCCGTTCTTCCAGGTGATCTTAAAATCAAAAAAGCGAAACTCCGCGATGTTGAATCCTGCGGTATGATCTGCTCTTCAACAGAACTTGGTCTTCCCAAAATCAATGATGGCATTATGCTCTTAGATGAGAGTATTGGAAAACTTGAGCTTGGAAAACCTTTGTGCGAATATCCTTTGATCAATGATGATGTGATCGAAATTGGACTCACTCCCAATCGCGGTGATTGCCAAAGTGTGTATGGCGTGGCACGAGATCTCAGTGTCTATTTTGATTTGGAAGTCAAAACATTGGGACACAAAGAAGAAGAGGAAAACCAACCCGGTGTTGGTCGTGTGCTTCATCTGCATGGTAGCGAAGCACTCTCTGGTTCTTACATGTACAAAGTGTTTGACAATACCGAGATTGAAGTTCCGCTTATCATTCAACTGCGCTTAGGCTTTGCCGAGGTTGAAAACAGTTGTTTACTCGGTAAACTCATTGATTATTCTACCTACGTTACGGGTGTATTGCTTCGTGCTTACAACCAAAGTTGTTTTGGCGCCAAAGAGGAGAAAGCCAAGATTGCCATCGCTAAAGATGAAAATGGCTTGGATGCTATTTTCGGTCTTGAGGGTCAAAAAGTGGCGATTACAGGTGTGGCACAGATGAGCGAATGCAGAGCAACGGCGCTGGATGAACGCATTATTGTCGAAGCAAATTACACGCATCCTGAGATCATTGCATCACGCAGTGCCAACAAAAAATTAAATGCCGATAAACATCTCTACCGCTCTTCCAGAGGCAGTGAACCGCAACTGGCTTTTGGTTTGAACTATTTCTTTAAAATGCTGACGAAGCGCTCTAAAATCATGACGTATGCGGATTCTCAACAAATCACGCAAGATTTTGAAGCGAAAATTATCAATATTCACCAAAGTGATTTGACCGAAATGATTGGGGAAGAGATCCCTAAAAATAAGATTATTAAAATTTTAAAACAGTTAGGATTTGGTGTTAACTTTGCGTTTGAACAAGATGTCATTAATGTCAAAGTACCACAATTCCGATCGGATGTTGTGAATACACAAGATATTTGTGAAGAGATTGTGCGTATTGTGGGCATTGATAATATCACCTCAAAACCTTTTGTTTTTGCCGAAAAACTCAAAATTAATCAGCCCTATATTAACTTCAAAAAAAGACAAATGTACCGTCACCGTGCCGTTTCTGCAGGATTTTTTGAGACCTTGCATTTCGTTTTTGATGATCGTGAAAAGGCTGGAAAATTTCATTTACCGCTTTTAAATGAAGGCCTGGATGTTGCCAATCCGATTACGAGTGAGCTTAACACGCTTCGCAGTTCGTTGTTACCCAATATCTTAAATGCGGTTTCCAATAACCTCAAATTTGGTAAAAAACGTGTGGCACTTTTTGAAGTGGGCAGTGTGTTTGACTCTGAAAGAAATGAGAGCAAAAAAATGGCGTTCGTGTTTAGTGGCGAGAATGGCATCGCTGAGATTGCAAATCACGGGAAGCCTAGCGAGATTGACTTCTTTGCTTTTGCCAGTAAAATCCAGAGTATTTTAGGGAACTTTACCCTGCTTCCTTTAAACGATGTCAATGGCCTGTGCAGCCCGTATGAAGCTGCTCGTGTGCTTATTGACGGTGTGGAAGCGGGTTATATGGCGCGTGTGAATGTTCAAGTCGAAAAAGAGCTTGATTTGGTACGTACGTACATCTGCGAACTTGATTTTGATGCCCTGGTGTATCAACGTAAAATTGCCAAAGAGTACTCCAAACTTCCTTCTTCGTCACGTGATCTCAGCTTGCTTGTCGATGCGAAAATGCAATATTCTGAGCTAGAGCAGTTTATCGCGTCTATTGCTCCCAAAGCGTTGGTGAAATTTGCGGTCATTGATCGTTACGTGCATGAGAGCCTTGGCGATAAGGTCAGTTTGACGCTCAAACTTCAATTCCAATCAATGGAAAAGACCTTTGAAGAAGAAGAGATCGCTTCGATGGTCGAAGAGATACTTTCCAAAATTCACGAAAAATTTGGAATTTCTATCCGATGA
- the aroA gene encoding 3-phosphoshikimate 1-carboxyvinyltransferase: protein MKTLHVNPKGHFSFTTDQIASDKSISHRCAIFSLLSDRPSIIQNYLPAEDTLCTLSIVQSLGAQVEKAIDGTLTIMPPLSIVEPPLILDCGNSGTAIRLLMGFLSTCKGFFVLYGDQYLCSRPMRRVADPLRSIGAQIDGRSNGNYAPLGIRGETLKAFHYESKIASAQVKSALILAALQADGISTFSEPELSRDHSERMLRGMGANVISKGLHVTIHPQSSPLKPLHMKVPNDPSSGFFFAVAAAINFGSSVTLHNMLLNPTRIEAYNVLKRMGAEVVFIEKENVYESVGDIIITGKELHGVEVSENISWLIDELPALSIAFACAKGKSLVKNAGELRVKESDRISSVVKNLRLCGIDVEEFEDGYEVSGGALKSATINSFGDHRIAMSFAIAGTRVPMKIEDIECINTSFPNFIELLSQIGEVEQ, encoded by the coding sequence ATGAAAACCTTACATGTAAACCCAAAAGGACACTTTTCGTTTACAACCGATCAAATCGCTAGCGATAAGTCGATTTCGCATCGCTGCGCGATTTTCTCCCTCCTCAGTGACCGACCTTCCATCATTCAAAATTATCTGCCTGCGGAAGATACGCTCTGCACGCTCAGTATCGTTCAATCACTCGGCGCGCAGGTTGAAAAAGCCATTGATGGCACACTCACGATTATGCCACCTCTGAGCATCGTGGAGCCTCCACTCATTTTAGACTGCGGCAATTCGGGTACAGCGATACGTCTTTTGATGGGCTTTCTCTCTACATGTAAAGGCTTTTTTGTCTTGTATGGCGATCAATACCTTTGCTCTCGCCCGATGCGTCGCGTGGCAGACCCGTTGCGCAGTATTGGCGCGCAGATCGATGGCAGAAGTAATGGTAATTATGCCCCTCTTGGGATTCGTGGTGAAACGCTGAAAGCGTTTCATTACGAGAGTAAAATCGCCTCCGCACAAGTTAAAAGTGCGCTGATTTTAGCCGCTCTTCAAGCGGATGGTATCTCCACCTTTAGTGAGCCCGAACTCAGTCGTGACCATAGCGAGCGCATGCTACGTGGCATGGGCGCAAATGTCATCTCTAAAGGTTTACATGTAACCATTCATCCCCAATCTTCACCGCTGAAACCGTTGCACATGAAAGTTCCCAATGACCCCTCCAGTGGCTTTTTCTTTGCGGTTGCGGCGGCGATCAATTTTGGAAGTTCTGTTACATTGCACAATATGCTCTTAAATCCTACGCGCATCGAAGCCTACAATGTGCTGAAACGCATGGGCGCTGAAGTTGTGTTTATCGAAAAAGAGAACGTGTACGAGAGTGTGGGTGATATCATCATTACGGGCAAAGAACTGCATGGCGTTGAAGTGAGTGAAAACATCTCATGGTTGATTGATGAACTGCCAGCACTCTCCATCGCTTTTGCCTGTGCAAAAGGTAAAAGCCTTGTCAAAAATGCTGGGGAACTGCGTGTCAAAGAGAGCGATCGCATCTCCAGTGTTGTTAAAAATCTCCGTTTATGTGGCATTGATGTCGAAGAGTTTGAGGATGGCTATGAAGTCAGTGGAGGAGCGCTTAAAAGTGCTACGATTAACAGCTTTGGTGACCATCGCATTGCGATGAGTTTTGCGATTGCAGGAACACGCGTACCGATGAAAATTGAAGATATTGAGTGCATTAATACCTCTTTTCCCAATTTCATTGAGCTTCTGTCTCAAATAGGAGAGGTGGAGCAATGA